In Patescibacteria group bacterium, a single window of DNA contains:
- a CDS encoding site-specific DNA-methyltransferase yields MAIKSFRIQDIIVHNCNFLNFNLSESSVDLIITSPPYNIGIDYGIYNDNKTYKEYLEFTKKWLGKSFDILKSNGRICINVPIDTGKNGKRSLAADLTILAKRTGFKYKGTIVWDHSTSLMTSSKQKKFYAMAFSKNIELILIFYKDEWISVKKEFRDYVNEIWKFSGENPKRVNHPAAFPVEIPRRLIKMFSETNDIVLDPFLGSGTTLMACKQLLRKGIGIEIDEKYFEGSKTRISDQNKH; encoded by the coding sequence ATGGCAATTAAAAGTTTTCGCATACAAGATATTATAGTTCACAATTGCAATTTTTTAAACTTTAATCTATCCGAAAGTTCGGTTGATTTAATAATCACTTCCCCTCCTTACAATATTGGAATAGATTATGGAATTTATAACGATAACAAAACTTATAAAGAATATCTTGAATTTACAAAAAAGTGGTTAGGAAAAAGTTTTGACATTTTAAAAAGTAACGGACGAATTTGCATTAATGTGCCAATTGACACAGGAAAGAACGGAAAAAGAAGTTTGGCCGCTGACTTAACAATTCTTGCAAAAAGAACTGGTTTTAAATATAAAGGAACAATTGTTTGGGATCATTCGACTTCGCTCATGACTAGTAGCAAACAAAAAAAGTTTTATGCAATGGCGTTTTCTAAAAATATAGAGTTAATTTTGATTTTTTACAAAGATGAATGGATTTCTGTAAAAAAAGAATTTAGAGATTATGTAAATGAAATTTGGAAATTTAGCGGCGAAAATCCAAAAAGAGTAAACCACCCTGCAGCTTTTCCAGTTGAGATTCCAAGAAGACTAATAAAAATGTTTAGCGAAACAAATGATATTGTTTTAGATCCGTTTTTGGGAAGCGGGACGACGCTTATGGCGTGTAAACAATTATTAAGAAAAGGAATTGGAATAGAAATTGACGAGAAATATTTTGAAGGTTCAAAAACAAGAATTAGTGACCAAAATAAACACTAA
- a CDS encoding phosphodiester glycosidase family protein, protein MRKLLIAILIFIPLVIFGILILKNKNTNPQKSNAQIPSPTPVAQNNSAEINNYTFSWYQIININNLKLIPNFSQKLSSKDVIDQNSCMFLANGPFYGTNNQPLGLIITNGNTISDYENNNLLNGVLSVNDFATPRITQNLPQDHLQIAVQTGPIIKENNSYDSLQITNDKNSRRVLAAVDGNNNLYFLVIYDKDSEFSGPFLNDVPSLLNQFEQKENINFADIINLDGGSASVFITRNFDLTEFNPVGAFFCQS, encoded by the coding sequence ATGCGAAAACTTTTAATTGCCATTTTAATTTTTATCCCTTTAGTTATCTTTGGTATTTTAATACTTAAAAACAAAAATACTAATCCGCAAAAATCAAATGCTCAAATTCCATCCCCTACTCCAGTTGCTCAAAATAATTCTGCAGAAATAAATAATTACACTTTTTCCTGGTACCAAATAATAAACATAAATAATTTAAAATTAATTCCCAATTTTTCTCAAAAGCTTTCTTCCAAAGATGTAATAGATCAAAATAGTTGTATGTTTTTAGCAAACGGTCCGTTTTATGGTACAAACAATCAACCTCTTGGATTAATTATTACAAATGGAAATACAATTTCAGATTATGAAAATAACAATTTATTAAATGGTGTTTTGTCAGTTAATGATTTCGCAACTCCAAGAATTACCCAAAATTTACCACAAGACCATTTACAAATTGCAGTCCAAACAGGTCCAATAATTAAAGAAAATAATTCTTACGACAGCTTACAAATTACAAATGATAAAAATTCTCGAAGAGTTTTGGCAGCTGTTGACGGCAACAATAATTTATATTTTTTAGTTATTTATGACAAGGATTCAGAATTTTCAGGTCCGTTTTTAAACGATGTTCCAAGTTTATTAAATCAATTTGAACAAAAAGAAAATATTAATTTTGCAGATATTATCAATTTAGATGGAGGTTCTGCGTCTGTCTTTATCACAAGAAATTTTGATTTAACAGAGTTTAATCCGGTCGGAGCATTCTTTTGCCAATCTTAG
- the recO gene encoding DNA repair protein RecO yields the protein MNYKTYSSEGFVIGRRSFKEADRILTLFTKTQGKIVVIAKGSRKLTSRKRGGIEIFNKIKFSAIESKNSFDILSEIEILESFENIRKDLKKLTVAYYFCEVISKTTQEAEKHFEIYEILNKYFQELEFSKNLKQLRLNFVKEILINLGFWAFDKPMDNPDAVLENVTERQINSSKIGKRMLRPD from the coding sequence ATGAATTACAAGACATATTCTTCGGAAGGGTTTGTGATAGGAAGACGCAGCTTCAAAGAGGCGGATAGAATTTTAACTTTATTTACGAAGACTCAAGGGAAAATTGTGGTTATTGCAAAAGGATCGCGGAAACTAACAAGCAGAAAGCGCGGCGGAATTGAGATATTTAATAAAATAAAATTTTCTGCAATTGAAAGTAAAAACTCATTTGATATTTTAAGCGAAATTGAAATTTTGGAAAGTTTTGAAAATATTAGAAAAGATTTAAAAAAATTAACTGTTGCTTATTATTTTTGTGAAGTAATTAGTAAAACAACACAGGAAGCTGAAAAACATTTTGAGATTTACGAAATTTTAAATAAATATTTTCAAGAATTGGAATTTTCTAAAAATTTAAAACAATTAAGATTAAATTTTGTAAAAGAAATATTAATTAATTTAGGATTTTGGGCGTTTGATAAACCAATGGATAATCCTGATGCAGTTTTGGAAAATGTTACGGAGAGGCAAATAAACTCCTCTAAGATTGGCAAAAGAATGCTCCGACCGGATTAA